The window TCAGCCCTCCTTTGAAGAAAAAATAGGGAAACAAAGTAGATAAAGATATGGTAGTAGACTGGTAGTAAAAGGTGACATCAATTACTAAACTCGATCTTTTTTCGTGATGCAGAAAGCATATACTGGCCAGTTTTTATCATTGCAACTTTAGCTGCTATTGTTGCAAGTCAGGCGACCATATCTGCAACTTTTTCGATAATCAAGCAAGCTCTAGCACTTGGCTGTTTCCCGAGAGTAAAGGTTGTGCATACATCAAAGAAGTTCTTAGGGCAGATATATATTCCTGATATAAATTGGATTCTTATGGTTCTTTGCATTGCCGTTACTGCTGGATTTCAAAACCAAAGCCAAATTGGCAACGCTTATGGTGAGTTTTGCCTTGCATCTAATATTTCTTGATTCCTTTGGCGTTTTAAACATGCAAAGACAGATTCAAGTCTTGATAAGATTAAATTCCTGAAGGGACACTGCTCGAGTTATAAATCTATTTCAGTTTGTTTGTCTTCATTTATGGTCCTTATTAATGTTGTATAACTATTTCCGGCAATAGAGTTACATGCACTCGAGCAGATGCATGTTGATAATCTTCTTTATGGTGGTACTTAATCAGGTCATTGTAGATCACTTAAAGTTCTCCTCCTTGGTGCTGTCGCTGACATGTATGCTGAAGTTTTATGTTTATAAAATGAAGTCTGGAGTTCAATAATTGAATCCCACATAATAGAGTTTAGTACTAGCATGAGTTAATCAGTCGTCCATGGTTTAAGGTTCTTTTGTTTTCATTTGCATTTCAATTTAGAGGAGAGAAAGATGAAGTCTGTCTAATGGTTCAACAATAAAATGAAAGCAGCACATCAGTTTAAAGTTGTCCCAACAAAATCAAACCAGAAGGCGTGTCTTCTTGTAATTGGTTTCTTCATTACTGTTGACAACATATGAGAGCCTCACTTGTTGACATGGCATTTCTTGAACAGGCACAGCAGTTGTGATAGTCATGCTGGTGACGACATTGCTAATGACTTTGATAATGTTACTAGTTTGGCACTGCCATTGGGCTGTTGTCCTTCTCTTCACTGTCTTATCTCTGGTGGTTGAATGTACCTACTTCTCTGCAGTACTTTTTAAGATTGACCAGGGTGGTTGGGTTCCACTTGTGATTGCTGCAGCTTTTCTTCTCATCATGTATGTATGGCATTATGGAACAGTGAAACGTTATGAATTTGAGATGCATAGCAAGGTATCTATGGGATGGATTCTTGGGCTTGGCCCCAGTTTAGGGCTGGTACGTGTGCCAGGAATAGGACTCGTGTACACCGAGCTAGCTAGTGGAGTGCCTCACATCTTTTCTCATTTCATTACCAACCTACCTGCTATACACTCGGTTGTGGTATTTGTCTGTGTGAAGTACCTTCCTGTTTACACAGTTCCAGAAGATGAAAGATTCCTTGTGAAACGAATAGGACCGAAGAATTTCCACATGTTCCGGTGTGTTGCAAGGTATGGTTACAAAGACCTACATAAGAAGGATGATGACTTTGAGAAAAAGCTTTTTGATAATCTCTTTGTGTTTGTACGGCTGGATTCCATGATGGATGGCTGCTCAGACTCGGACGAGTACAGCTTATATGGACAGCAAACACAACAATCAAGAGATTATAATGGGAACTCATCTACTACAAATATTGAACTCAGTTACTCATCAATGGACTCGATAGCCCCTGTCAGATGTCATCCTCAGGGTAACAACACATTCACGTCATCAGGCCACGAGAGCAACCACACAGAAGTTGATGAATTGGAATTCTTAAATAGTTGTAGAGATGCTGGGGTTGTACACATACTTGGGAACACTGTAGTTAGAGCAAGAAGGGAATCCAGGTTTTATAAGAAACTTGCTATAGACTATATATATGCATTTCTTAGGAAAATATGCAGGGAAAATAGTGTTATCTTCAATGTACCTCATGAGAGCCTCTTGAATGTTGGACAGATCTTTTATGTGTAAATTATTTAGATGATCAATTCGAGATATTATGGACTTTGTTCAGATCTCACGCATCAAAGGATTATCGAATATGCATATAACTATCTTGATGATATCTTCTTACAATGATCAATATGTTCAGGTGTGGTAGATTGTAATTCAACAGTGGAAGCTTGCTTCAAGTggttaaagattttattgtgttTGAATAAGTGGACAAATAGAACCATTAGATTCTATATATAGTTGATTCCAACTTTTATTGTGCCAACTATTTTATTATTGCTTCTTCAAAGATGGATGCACAGAAGTATTTGTACAACTGGTTGCATTAAACGTAAACAAAATACGCCTTAAAAAAAGTGAAATCCTAAAATATACTTGCCTCGATGGGAACATAAAAGACAGCCAGTTTCCTAATTCAAATAATCTCTTGTAAACATCCATTTGCATTGTGAACTGGTGAACAAAACCTTCTCCTAATTTGCTTATACAAGCTGATACAATGAATATACTTTGTTACGAAAAGAATGTCCATAGTTTTTTGCAATTTTTCACTATATTCCCCTCTAAAATAATGGAGAAAAAGTGAGTTGCTCTTTTCCATTTTGCATTTGTATGACAAACAAAAAAAGGAACTATGTCCTCCCTTTAGTTGCCAAAAACGAGGCAAATTACAAAGACGAGAATAAATCACTTAAAACTTATAATATCACCAAGCATTTCAGAGGCCAAAGCTACATTTCCATTTATCATAGATACAAATTATGCTTTACAAATTGCAACATATAACTAGAATTTCATGTTTCCTGGGTATATATATAATGTCGCTCAATAGTTTTTCGACAATGTTGTTTCACACTCTGAAGGAGACCACTCTCCTCTCTCTGAATGATAAAGAATAAACAGAGTATACTTAGAAGAAACTCACGGATACCAAGGAAGAAGACGCCATACCATCACTTGGATTGCTGATTTTGTGCTGGATGAGCTTGACGTCCTGGTGGACAGGCGGCAGCCATGGCACGTAAGCGTCTGGCAACTTCAGTGAAAGATGGGCGGATGGCAGGATCTGGAGCCCAACACTGTTCCATAAGCATTCTCCACTCAGTATCACAGAAGCTTGGCACATGCGGTCTCAATGTGTTGTTGACGATACCACCTGCATTCAATACGAAGGATATAGGACTGCATTAATTTCCAAACTGGATCTGTGGTTCATACAGTTTCAACTTTTACATAAGATTAGATCACATTTTTAGGCCCGTCTTTTCATATCTCTACCGTAGCTTAGAACCAGTAAAAACTACAGGGAAGGACACCAACAAGGGGGATATTGCATGAGAATGAGTGGAACAGAATGaaaaaagcaaagagagaattaTAGGGAATAAAGAAGTGGGGTGGAGAGGAGTGGTTCTATTCTAGATTCCATCAATCAATCAACTACACTTTAACCCTAAACATAGTTGGGGTCAGCTACAAGAATCCTCTATCGCTCTATTCGAGCCCATTTCGCACCAATACATACTGTCTTTTCGGCCCACTTCAATTCTCAATTCATATACAATTTTTCTTGTATGTTCAAAGTTGCACCTAACATTCTAAGTGGGTTCCTAAGTAAAAGATTAGCGGGAATAGAAATAAACACTAAAAATAATAGAAGCATGTTAAGCTTCAATGTCTTTTATTATATTGGCACTTGCGGAATGCCCTACCAGATATAGTATAACATCAATTAAATAGTGGCTTGAGAAGACCCAAAGTTTTGATCACGAACTTCTAGATATTGATTATTTTATTTTGGAAGAATGTAGCTGCTTCAGAAATTAGAGGATAAAAATTGGAAGCAGCTTTATTGACCAAATATGTCTATACTGCTGTGCTTTACTTTCCAGTGAAAAAACAACCTCTGTTCCTTACTTCTAGAATGGACTCTTAACACTCCTGCTGATCCTTCATTAAGGCAGTACTTAGCAGGAAATATAGCATATAATAAGTAATTTGCATTGTGAGATGCAGACAGCAATGGCAGCACAAACTGCAAGGGAAATAGCAAGAGCAAGATGTTGGAAGGGATATAGTAAAATAAACctataattgctccataatgcatATTTGCATAAGGTTCCTCGCCAGTGAGGATTTCCCAAAGCACAATCCCAAAGGAGAAGACATCAACCTGCAAAGTTCAAAATTTGTCACTAGGAATGGCAACTAGTGCTGGGATTAGCTTTTTTTTCATGATTTGTTCTGTCTTAAAAGTGAAATTCCTGCTGATAAAGTTATGATGAAACAACATTTCAAAGGGAACATAGAAGTGTTGTAAGAAAATACATAAGCTTGAAGTTGGCAAAAAATTTATAACAACATGTTGAGATGATAAGCACTAAGCACCGCTGCCCCCAACACgaagtgaaaaaaaaatgatatctAAAATAGACTATAAGTTTTGCGTTCACATGTCAAAAGattaacattaaaaaaaaaaaaaaaaaaaaggatcgaAAGCTTACCTTCTCAGAAACCTTATTACTGCCACCATTCAATAGCTCTGGAGCCATCCATGGAAGCGTTCCCCTGACACCACCAGTAACCAAGGTGTTTCTCTTAATCTTTGACAGTCCAAAATCAGCCACCTACACAGAACACAATTTTCCATTAGCTTGGGACTGATCCGTACACTTTACTTGATGAAGACTTTAACTTTCATGTTAAACTTGTAACTAGGTATAATGAGTGGCTATCAAAGTGACTAAAGAAGCTGTTTACAATTTGGGGTTAGAAACTCCTTTTATGCCTTTTAGAGCTAGTAATCCAGAAAAGACAATCTAGAAAGCATGCACACATGTTTATTAGGTACAAGTTCTCTTGTGGTATTCCACTTGTTGCTTGATTTTGGTCTAGAGATGAAATTCTTAATGATGGATGATTGTATCACGAATTGTGGCAATGATACCTTGGACCATGGCGGGATTTACTGCATTTTATATGTTTTGGATCTACTACTTTCGAAGGTATATTGGTTAGTAAGCTGATTATGTTCATCAGACTTGTATGCTATAGAAAGAAAAAGCATATTGTCACATTTCAGATCAAAACCAGCACATTCTTGCAAATGCAGAATCCATTGAAAAAATTCAAAAGCAGCACATTCTTGAAGGTTACCTTACAAATGGGTCGAGAAGGATCCTTTAAGTTGACAAGCAAATTGTCACATTTCATATCAAAATGCACAATATTCTTTGAGTGCAAATATTCCATTCCAAATGCGGCATCCATTGCAATTATGAGCCTCTTGCGACGATCAAGGTA is drawn from Lycium barbarum isolate Lr01 chromosome 8, ASM1917538v2, whole genome shotgun sequence and contains these coding sequences:
- the LOC132606288 gene encoding potassium transporter 11, which produces MASVMEIDEENNNENKGGMWDLEQKLDQPMDEEAGRLRNMYREKKFSTLLLLRLAYQSLGVVYGDLGTSPLYVYNNTFPHGIEDTEDVIGALSLIIYSLTLIPLLKYVFIVCRANDNGQGGTFALYSLLCRHAKINTIPNQHRTDEELTTYSRTTFHEHSFAAKTKRWLEAYPFRKNALLILVVVGTCMVIGDGILTPAISVLSASGGIKVDHPKMSNDVVVVVAVIILVGLFSLQHYGTDRVGWLFAPIVLLWFLLVGGIGIFNIWKYDSSVLRAFSPVYIYRYFRRGKRDGWTSLGGIMLSITGTEALFADLAHFPLSAIRLAFTVIVFPCLLLAYSGQAAYLMQNKDHVVDAFYRSIPESIYWPVFIIATLAAIVASQATISATFSIIKQALALGCFPRVKVVHTSKKFLGQIYIPDINWILMVLCIAVTAGFQNQSQIGNAYGTAVVIVMLVTTLLMTLIMLLVWHCHWAVVLLFTVLSLVVECTYFSAVLFKIDQGGWVPLVIAAAFLLIMYVWHYGTVKRYEFEMHSKVSMGWILGLGPSLGLVRVPGIGLVYTELASGVPHIFSHFITNLPAIHSVVVFVCVKYLPVYTVPEDERFLVKRIGPKNFHMFRCVARYGYKDLHKKDDDFEKKLFDNLFVFVRLDSMMDGCSDSDEYSLYGQQTQQSRDYNGNSSTTNIELSYSSMDSIAPVRCHPQGNNTFTSSGHESNHTEVDELEFLNSCRDAGVVHILGNTVVRARRESRFYKKLAIDYIYAFLRKICRENSVIFNVPHESLLNVGQIFYV